A DNA window from Phoenix dactylifera cultivar Barhee BC4 unplaced genomic scaffold, palm_55x_up_171113_PBpolish2nd_filt_p 000090F, whole genome shotgun sequence contains the following coding sequences:
- the LOC103710680 gene encoding UTP:RNA uridylyltransferase 1 isoform X3, translated as MSGGAGGGGGSSEDRGAGVTGGGQDNRPSAASTASQPSPLDGAFLLQLLRKPLQAQPPPAAAPLPHELHQAHRDPVVPSFLFPPHKVIAPPKAAADHFPTPPKSADSPALPGIIRPVADHRRFPGDPEPPEGDGFPASRKAGYFPNGRYSGSWRRGDRSEENSRPGFRKAMRGGGAGIGGRIPSRREGDAGFAESGRREKGYMVRPHGSFQWNRSHNEKGRGGMMEERRPPAVAQRRKMKEEWVPVNGRQDGNNKSETAEDSKKGGKELCSPGIRSDDQLALKTSTNQVDQNECTIGNVDGLSELGSDTHEYLPCEVLEGGNLSVEGVAEQDGMDGFDSKNDTLGEEDVLADLVMDSLMVLDDPTRRSVVRKSNASRVKELRSDRRGQHVSSLKMRICQRYRECRDDIDTLTPCFLSVYESLIPVEEEKAKQNKLLQLLQKSINKEWPNAQLHLYGSCANTFGFSNSDVDICLAIDDSNMSRNEMLLKLAEILQSDNLQNVQEMEATYVLAVDDTECAYFDQVEKLKNFGAQNKEGIAQLLWAFFHHWAYHHDYTSDVISVRTGSIISFFDSKQLKDWTRRIGNDRHLICIEDPFETSHDLGRIVDKHSIKILREEFERAADILQYDPNPSVTLFEPYIPSPMQN; from the exons ATGTCGGGCGGagcgggcggcggcggcggctcctcTGAGGATCGTGGAGCTGGGGTCACCGGTGGCGGTCAGGATAACCGTCCCTCCGCAGCCAGCACCGCCTCTCAGCCGTCACCTCTGGACGGAGCTTTCCTCCTCCAGCTGCTGCGGAAGCCCCTTCAGGCCCAGCCACCGCCGGCCGCGGCGCCTCTTCCCCACGAGCTTCACCAGGCCCACCGCGATCCCGTGGTGCCCAGCTTCCTCTTTCCTCCCCACAAGGTCATCGCTCCTCCGAAGGCGGCGGCCGATCACTTCCCTACTCCTCCCAAGTCTGCAGACTCTCCGGCACTGCCCGGTATTATTCGTCCGGTAGCCGATCACCGGAGATTCCCGGGGGATCCTGAGCCTCCGGAGGGAGATGGGTTTCCGGCCAGTCGGAAAGCTGGCTATTTTCCGAACGGTCGGTATTCTGGTTCTTGGCGTCGAGGGGACAGGAGTGAGGAGAATAGCCGGCCGGGGTTTCGGAAGGCCATGCGTGGTGGTGGTGCTGGAATTGGTGGCAGGATCCCGAGCCGACGCGAAGGTGATGCTGGTTTTGCTGAATCTGGTCGCAGGGAGAAGGGGTACATGGTGAGGCCACATGGCTCTTTCCAGTGGAACCGTTCTCACAATGAAAAGGGAAGGGGTGGGATGATGGAGGAGAGGCGGCCACCGGCTGTGGCACAGCGAAGAAAGATGAAAGAGGAGTGGGTTCCTGTGAATGGGAGGCAAGACGGGAATAATAAATCTGAAACAGCTGAAGATagcaaaaaaggaggaaaagaatTGTGCAGTCCTGGAATTCGAAGCGATGATCAGCTTGCATTGAAGACTTCCACCAATCAGGTTGATCAGAATGAATGTACTATTGGAAACGTCGATGGGCTTTCCGAGTTGGGATCGGATACTCATGAGTATTTGCCATGTGAGGTTTTGGAGGGGGGAAACTTGTCTGTAGAAGGAGTTGCAGAGCAGGACGGAATGGATGGTTTTGACTCTAAGAATGATACTCTGGGAGAAGAAGATGTCCTAGCTGATCTAGTAATGGATTCTTTGATGGTTCTGGATGATCCTACTCGTAGGAGTGTGGTGAGAAAGTCCAATGCTTCACGAGTCAAG GAACTCAGGTCAGATCGTAGAGGACAGCATGTATCAAGCCTGAAAATGAGAATCTGTCAAAGATACAGAGAATGTCGTGATGACATTGACACTTTGACACCTTGCTTCCTTTCTGTCTATGAATCCCTAATACCTGTAGAAGAGGAAAAGGCAaagcaaaataaattattacaGTTGCTACAAAAATCAATTAATAAAGAATGGCCTAATGCTCAGCTGCATCTTTATGGATCATGTGCTAATACATTTGGCTTCTCAAATAGCGATGTTGATATCTGCCTTGCAATTGACGATAGCAACATGAGTAGGAATGAGATGTTGTTAAAATTGGCAGAAATTTTGCAGTCAGATAATCTTCAAAATGTGCAG GAAATGGAAGCAACTTATGTCCTCGCTGTAGATGATACTGAATGTGCTTATTTTGATCAAGTTGAGAAACTCAAAAATTTTGGTGCTCAGAATAAGGAAGGTATTGCACAATTGCTTTGGGCATTCTTTCATCATTGGGCTTATCATCATGATTATACAAGTGATGTAATATCTGTTCGCACTGGAAGCATCATTAG CTTTTTTGACAGCAAGCAGTTGAAGGACTGGACAAGGCGAATTGGAAATGATCGTCATCTTATATGCATTGAGGATCCCTTTGAAACCTCACATGATCTTGGCCGTATAGTTGACAAGCACAGCATTAAAATTCTGAGAGAGGAATTCGAGCGGGCTGCAGATATACTACAATATGATCCCAACCCAAGTGTAACTCTTTTCGAGCCTTACATACCAAGTCCAATGCAAAATTGA
- the LOC103710680 gene encoding uncharacterized protein LOC103710680 isoform X4: MSGGAGGGGGSSEDRGAGVTGGGQDNRPSAASTASQPSPLDGAFLLQLLRKPLQAQPPPAAAPLPHELHQAHRDPVVPSFLFPPHKVIAPPKAAADHFPTPPKSADSPALPGIIRPVADHRRFPGDPEPPEGDGFPASRKAGYFPNGRYSGSWRRGDRSEENSRPGFRKAMRGGGAGIGGRIPSRREGDAGFAESGRREKGYMVRPHGSFQWNRSHNEKGRGGMMEERRPPAVAQRRKMKEEWVPVNGRQDGNNKSETAEDSKKGGKELCSPGIRSDDQLALKTSTNQVDQNECTIGNVDGLSELGSDTHEYLPCEVLEGGNLSVEGVAEQDGMDGFDSKNDTLGEEDVLADLVMDSLMVLDDPTRRSVVRKSNASRVKALTNARVPIVKMMDPKTGISCDICINNLFAVVNTKLLKDYAQIDDRLHQLAFIVKHWARSRAINATYQGTLSSYAYVLMCIHFLQLRKPAILPCLQEMEATYVLAVDDTECAYFDQVEKLKNFGAQNKEGIAQLLWAFFHHWAYHHDYTSDVISVRTGSIISFFDSKQLKDWTRRIGNDRHLICIEDPFETSHDLGRIVDKHSIKILREEFERAADILQYDPNPSVTLFEPYIPSPMQN, from the exons ATGTCGGGCGGagcgggcggcggcggcggctcctcTGAGGATCGTGGAGCTGGGGTCACCGGTGGCGGTCAGGATAACCGTCCCTCCGCAGCCAGCACCGCCTCTCAGCCGTCACCTCTGGACGGAGCTTTCCTCCTCCAGCTGCTGCGGAAGCCCCTTCAGGCCCAGCCACCGCCGGCCGCGGCGCCTCTTCCCCACGAGCTTCACCAGGCCCACCGCGATCCCGTGGTGCCCAGCTTCCTCTTTCCTCCCCACAAGGTCATCGCTCCTCCGAAGGCGGCGGCCGATCACTTCCCTACTCCTCCCAAGTCTGCAGACTCTCCGGCACTGCCCGGTATTATTCGTCCGGTAGCCGATCACCGGAGATTCCCGGGGGATCCTGAGCCTCCGGAGGGAGATGGGTTTCCGGCCAGTCGGAAAGCTGGCTATTTTCCGAACGGTCGGTATTCTGGTTCTTGGCGTCGAGGGGACAGGAGTGAGGAGAATAGCCGGCCGGGGTTTCGGAAGGCCATGCGTGGTGGTGGTGCTGGAATTGGTGGCAGGATCCCGAGCCGACGCGAAGGTGATGCTGGTTTTGCTGAATCTGGTCGCAGGGAGAAGGGGTACATGGTGAGGCCACATGGCTCTTTCCAGTGGAACCGTTCTCACAATGAAAAGGGAAGGGGTGGGATGATGGAGGAGAGGCGGCCACCGGCTGTGGCACAGCGAAGAAAGATGAAAGAGGAGTGGGTTCCTGTGAATGGGAGGCAAGACGGGAATAATAAATCTGAAACAGCTGAAGATagcaaaaaaggaggaaaagaatTGTGCAGTCCTGGAATTCGAAGCGATGATCAGCTTGCATTGAAGACTTCCACCAATCAGGTTGATCAGAATGAATGTACTATTGGAAACGTCGATGGGCTTTCCGAGTTGGGATCGGATACTCATGAGTATTTGCCATGTGAGGTTTTGGAGGGGGGAAACTTGTCTGTAGAAGGAGTTGCAGAGCAGGACGGAATGGATGGTTTTGACTCTAAGAATGATACTCTGGGAGAAGAAGATGTCCTAGCTGATCTAGTAATGGATTCTTTGATGGTTCTGGATGATCCTACTCGTAGGAGTGTGGTGAGAAAGTCCAATGCTTCACGAGTCAAG GCCCTAACTAATGCTAGGGTTCCTATTGTAAAGATGATGGACCCCAAAACTGGAATTTCTTGTGACATATGCATTAATAATCTTTTTGCCGTGGTTAACACAAAGCTCCTTAAGGATTATGCCCAGATAGATGACAGGTTACACCAATTGGCATTTATTGTGAAACACTGGGCTAGGTCACGAGCAATTAATGCAACATATCAGGGCACCCTTTCTAGTTATGC gTATGTGCTCATGTGCATTCACTTCTTACAGCTGCGAAAACCTGCCATTCTTCCTTGTTTACAG GAAATGGAAGCAACTTATGTCCTCGCTGTAGATGATACTGAATGTGCTTATTTTGATCAAGTTGAGAAACTCAAAAATTTTGGTGCTCAGAATAAGGAAGGTATTGCACAATTGCTTTGGGCATTCTTTCATCATTGGGCTTATCATCATGATTATACAAGTGATGTAATATCTGTTCGCACTGGAAGCATCATTAG CTTTTTTGACAGCAAGCAGTTGAAGGACTGGACAAGGCGAATTGGAAATGATCGTCATCTTATATGCATTGAGGATCCCTTTGAAACCTCACATGATCTTGGCCGTATAGTTGACAAGCACAGCATTAAAATTCTGAGAGAGGAATTCGAGCGGGCTGCAGATATACTACAATATGATCCCAACCCAAGTGTAACTCTTTTCGAGCCTTACATACCAAGTCCAATGCAAAATTGA
- the LOC103710680 gene encoding UTP:RNA uridylyltransferase 1 isoform X1, giving the protein MSGGAGGGGGSSEDRGAGVTGGGQDNRPSAASTASQPSPLDGAFLLQLLRKPLQAQPPPAAAPLPHELHQAHRDPVVPSFLFPPHKVIAPPKAAADHFPTPPKSADSPALPGIIRPVADHRRFPGDPEPPEGDGFPASRKAGYFPNGRYSGSWRRGDRSEENSRPGFRKAMRGGGAGIGGRIPSRREGDAGFAESGRREKGYMVRPHGSFQWNRSHNEKGRGGMMEERRPPAVAQRRKMKEEWVPVNGRQDGNNKSETAEDSKKGGKELCSPGIRSDDQLALKTSTNQVDQNECTIGNVDGLSELGSDTHEYLPCEVLEGGNLSVEGVAEQDGMDGFDSKNDTLGEEDVLADLVMDSLMVLDDPTRRSVVRKSNASRVKELRSDRRGQHVSSLKMRICQRYRECRDDIDTLTPCFLSVYESLIPVEEEKAKQNKLLQLLQKSINKEWPNAQLHLYGSCANTFGFSNSDVDICLAIDDSNMSRNEMLLKLAEILQSDNLQNVQALTNARVPIVKMMDPKTGISCDICINNLFAVVNTKLLKDYAQIDDRLHQLAFIVKHWARSRAINATYQGTLSSYAYVLMCIHFLQLRKPAILPCLQEMEATYVLAVDDTECAYFDQVEKLKNFGAQNKEGIAQLLWAFFHHWAYHHDYTSDVISVRTGSIISFFDSKQLKDWTRRIGNDRHLICIEDPFETSHDLGRIVDKHSIKILREEFERAADILQYDPNPSVTLFEPYIPSPMQN; this is encoded by the exons ATGTCGGGCGGagcgggcggcggcggcggctcctcTGAGGATCGTGGAGCTGGGGTCACCGGTGGCGGTCAGGATAACCGTCCCTCCGCAGCCAGCACCGCCTCTCAGCCGTCACCTCTGGACGGAGCTTTCCTCCTCCAGCTGCTGCGGAAGCCCCTTCAGGCCCAGCCACCGCCGGCCGCGGCGCCTCTTCCCCACGAGCTTCACCAGGCCCACCGCGATCCCGTGGTGCCCAGCTTCCTCTTTCCTCCCCACAAGGTCATCGCTCCTCCGAAGGCGGCGGCCGATCACTTCCCTACTCCTCCCAAGTCTGCAGACTCTCCGGCACTGCCCGGTATTATTCGTCCGGTAGCCGATCACCGGAGATTCCCGGGGGATCCTGAGCCTCCGGAGGGAGATGGGTTTCCGGCCAGTCGGAAAGCTGGCTATTTTCCGAACGGTCGGTATTCTGGTTCTTGGCGTCGAGGGGACAGGAGTGAGGAGAATAGCCGGCCGGGGTTTCGGAAGGCCATGCGTGGTGGTGGTGCTGGAATTGGTGGCAGGATCCCGAGCCGACGCGAAGGTGATGCTGGTTTTGCTGAATCTGGTCGCAGGGAGAAGGGGTACATGGTGAGGCCACATGGCTCTTTCCAGTGGAACCGTTCTCACAATGAAAAGGGAAGGGGTGGGATGATGGAGGAGAGGCGGCCACCGGCTGTGGCACAGCGAAGAAAGATGAAAGAGGAGTGGGTTCCTGTGAATGGGAGGCAAGACGGGAATAATAAATCTGAAACAGCTGAAGATagcaaaaaaggaggaaaagaatTGTGCAGTCCTGGAATTCGAAGCGATGATCAGCTTGCATTGAAGACTTCCACCAATCAGGTTGATCAGAATGAATGTACTATTGGAAACGTCGATGGGCTTTCCGAGTTGGGATCGGATACTCATGAGTATTTGCCATGTGAGGTTTTGGAGGGGGGAAACTTGTCTGTAGAAGGAGTTGCAGAGCAGGACGGAATGGATGGTTTTGACTCTAAGAATGATACTCTGGGAGAAGAAGATGTCCTAGCTGATCTAGTAATGGATTCTTTGATGGTTCTGGATGATCCTACTCGTAGGAGTGTGGTGAGAAAGTCCAATGCTTCACGAGTCAAG GAACTCAGGTCAGATCGTAGAGGACAGCATGTATCAAGCCTGAAAATGAGAATCTGTCAAAGATACAGAGAATGTCGTGATGACATTGACACTTTGACACCTTGCTTCCTTTCTGTCTATGAATCCCTAATACCTGTAGAAGAGGAAAAGGCAaagcaaaataaattattacaGTTGCTACAAAAATCAATTAATAAAGAATGGCCTAATGCTCAGCTGCATCTTTATGGATCATGTGCTAATACATTTGGCTTCTCAAATAGCGATGTTGATATCTGCCTTGCAATTGACGATAGCAACATGAGTAGGAATGAGATGTTGTTAAAATTGGCAGAAATTTTGCAGTCAGATAATCTTCAAAATGTGCAG GCCCTAACTAATGCTAGGGTTCCTATTGTAAAGATGATGGACCCCAAAACTGGAATTTCTTGTGACATATGCATTAATAATCTTTTTGCCGTGGTTAACACAAAGCTCCTTAAGGATTATGCCCAGATAGATGACAGGTTACACCAATTGGCATTTATTGTGAAACACTGGGCTAGGTCACGAGCAATTAATGCAACATATCAGGGCACCCTTTCTAGTTATGC gTATGTGCTCATGTGCATTCACTTCTTACAGCTGCGAAAACCTGCCATTCTTCCTTGTTTACAG GAAATGGAAGCAACTTATGTCCTCGCTGTAGATGATACTGAATGTGCTTATTTTGATCAAGTTGAGAAACTCAAAAATTTTGGTGCTCAGAATAAGGAAGGTATTGCACAATTGCTTTGGGCATTCTTTCATCATTGGGCTTATCATCATGATTATACAAGTGATGTAATATCTGTTCGCACTGGAAGCATCATTAG CTTTTTTGACAGCAAGCAGTTGAAGGACTGGACAAGGCGAATTGGAAATGATCGTCATCTTATATGCATTGAGGATCCCTTTGAAACCTCACATGATCTTGGCCGTATAGTTGACAAGCACAGCATTAAAATTCTGAGAGAGGAATTCGAGCGGGCTGCAGATATACTACAATATGATCCCAACCCAAGTGTAACTCTTTTCGAGCCTTACATACCAAGTCCAATGCAAAATTGA
- the LOC103710680 gene encoding UTP:RNA uridylyltransferase 1 isoform X2: protein MSGGAGGGGGSSEDRGAGVTGGGQDNRPSAASTASQPSPLDGAFLLQLLRKPLQAQPPPAAAPLPHELHQAHRDPVVPSFLFPPHKVIAPPKAAADHFPTPPKSADSPALPGIIRPVADHRRFPGDPEPPEGDGFPASRKAGYFPNGRYSGSWRRGDRSEENSRPGFRKAMRGGGAGIGGRIPSRREGDAGFAESGRREKGYMVRPHGSFQWNRSHNEKGRGGMMEERRPPAVAQRRKMKEEWVPVNGRQDGNNKSETAEDSKKGGKELCSPGIRSDDQLALKTSTNQVDQNECTIGNVDGLSELGSDTHEYLPCEVLEGGNLSVEGVAEQDGMDGFDSKNDTLGEEDVLADLVMDSLMVLDDPTRRSVVRKSNASRVKELRSDRRGQHVSSLKMRICQRYRECRDDIDTLTPCFLSVYESLIPVEEEKAKQNKLLQLLQKSINKEWPNAQLHLYGSCANTFGFSNSDVDICLAIDDSNMSRNEMLLKLAEILQSDNLQNVQALTNARVPIVKMMDPKTGISCDICINNLFAVVNTKLLKDYAQIDDRLHQLAFIVKHWARSRAINATYQGTLSSYAYVLMCIHFLQLRKPAILPCLQEMEATYVLAVDDTECAYFDQVEKLKNFGAQNKEGIAQLLWAFFHHWAYHHDYTSDVISVRTGSIISKQLKDWTRRIGNDRHLICIEDPFETSHDLGRIVDKHSIKILREEFERAADILQYDPNPSVTLFEPYIPSPMQN, encoded by the exons ATGTCGGGCGGagcgggcggcggcggcggctcctcTGAGGATCGTGGAGCTGGGGTCACCGGTGGCGGTCAGGATAACCGTCCCTCCGCAGCCAGCACCGCCTCTCAGCCGTCACCTCTGGACGGAGCTTTCCTCCTCCAGCTGCTGCGGAAGCCCCTTCAGGCCCAGCCACCGCCGGCCGCGGCGCCTCTTCCCCACGAGCTTCACCAGGCCCACCGCGATCCCGTGGTGCCCAGCTTCCTCTTTCCTCCCCACAAGGTCATCGCTCCTCCGAAGGCGGCGGCCGATCACTTCCCTACTCCTCCCAAGTCTGCAGACTCTCCGGCACTGCCCGGTATTATTCGTCCGGTAGCCGATCACCGGAGATTCCCGGGGGATCCTGAGCCTCCGGAGGGAGATGGGTTTCCGGCCAGTCGGAAAGCTGGCTATTTTCCGAACGGTCGGTATTCTGGTTCTTGGCGTCGAGGGGACAGGAGTGAGGAGAATAGCCGGCCGGGGTTTCGGAAGGCCATGCGTGGTGGTGGTGCTGGAATTGGTGGCAGGATCCCGAGCCGACGCGAAGGTGATGCTGGTTTTGCTGAATCTGGTCGCAGGGAGAAGGGGTACATGGTGAGGCCACATGGCTCTTTCCAGTGGAACCGTTCTCACAATGAAAAGGGAAGGGGTGGGATGATGGAGGAGAGGCGGCCACCGGCTGTGGCACAGCGAAGAAAGATGAAAGAGGAGTGGGTTCCTGTGAATGGGAGGCAAGACGGGAATAATAAATCTGAAACAGCTGAAGATagcaaaaaaggaggaaaagaatTGTGCAGTCCTGGAATTCGAAGCGATGATCAGCTTGCATTGAAGACTTCCACCAATCAGGTTGATCAGAATGAATGTACTATTGGAAACGTCGATGGGCTTTCCGAGTTGGGATCGGATACTCATGAGTATTTGCCATGTGAGGTTTTGGAGGGGGGAAACTTGTCTGTAGAAGGAGTTGCAGAGCAGGACGGAATGGATGGTTTTGACTCTAAGAATGATACTCTGGGAGAAGAAGATGTCCTAGCTGATCTAGTAATGGATTCTTTGATGGTTCTGGATGATCCTACTCGTAGGAGTGTGGTGAGAAAGTCCAATGCTTCACGAGTCAAG GAACTCAGGTCAGATCGTAGAGGACAGCATGTATCAAGCCTGAAAATGAGAATCTGTCAAAGATACAGAGAATGTCGTGATGACATTGACACTTTGACACCTTGCTTCCTTTCTGTCTATGAATCCCTAATACCTGTAGAAGAGGAAAAGGCAaagcaaaataaattattacaGTTGCTACAAAAATCAATTAATAAAGAATGGCCTAATGCTCAGCTGCATCTTTATGGATCATGTGCTAATACATTTGGCTTCTCAAATAGCGATGTTGATATCTGCCTTGCAATTGACGATAGCAACATGAGTAGGAATGAGATGTTGTTAAAATTGGCAGAAATTTTGCAGTCAGATAATCTTCAAAATGTGCAG GCCCTAACTAATGCTAGGGTTCCTATTGTAAAGATGATGGACCCCAAAACTGGAATTTCTTGTGACATATGCATTAATAATCTTTTTGCCGTGGTTAACACAAAGCTCCTTAAGGATTATGCCCAGATAGATGACAGGTTACACCAATTGGCATTTATTGTGAAACACTGGGCTAGGTCACGAGCAATTAATGCAACATATCAGGGCACCCTTTCTAGTTATGC gTATGTGCTCATGTGCATTCACTTCTTACAGCTGCGAAAACCTGCCATTCTTCCTTGTTTACAG GAAATGGAAGCAACTTATGTCCTCGCTGTAGATGATACTGAATGTGCTTATTTTGATCAAGTTGAGAAACTCAAAAATTTTGGTGCTCAGAATAAGGAAGGTATTGCACAATTGCTTTGGGCATTCTTTCATCATTGGGCTTATCATCATGATTATACAAGTGATGTAATATCTGTTCGCACTGGAAGCATCATTAG CAAGCAGTTGAAGGACTGGACAAGGCGAATTGGAAATGATCGTCATCTTATATGCATTGAGGATCCCTTTGAAACCTCACATGATCTTGGCCGTATAGTTGACAAGCACAGCATTAAAATTCTGAGAGAGGAATTCGAGCGGGCTGCAGATATACTACAATATGATCCCAACCCAAGTGTAACTCTTTTCGAGCCTTACATACCAAGTCCAATGCAAAATTGA